One region of Candidatus Binatia bacterium genomic DNA includes:
- a CDS encoding TonB-dependent receptor — MRARRISGSCRWVGMLCRYAAAVCLLAAIGDRAMAQEEAPKRETRIETVVVTATRTGLSQGEPAASATVLSDEDIKMSANTSVDDILRTIPGFSLFRRSSSLVTPPDLDTEAQGVTLRNIGPAGASRALVMVDGVPIIGAFDGQVFWGKISQENIDHVEVVRGSGASLWGNYAMAGVINIITRKPTENGAALKATYGTDGLTDDHFSVSGRQGKLMVGLEGDFFNLDGFRVVAPEARGPIDGDAGSRHEVFNGRVGYQFSDAAEVWLHGQYFDEDRNYGTTLRTSSTQAGLIDLSGTLRTADGSEWQGMVFSNQQSFNIQFSQANDDARTSEHRTLKQAVPFTDVGASLVWSRRMLAPLVVSAGLDLHGIDGQSRDQIYEASPAPVVHDLGVFTNRLRSDGKQFFSGFFLQGIYTPTPQWEFALSGRVDLWHNYDGTVTDTAANSTTSFESKTRAAFNPRLSVLYRATEWLNLRAAAYRAFRAPTLAELYRHSAVEGLQFEPNPGLSPERLNGAEAGVDLPVLDNVDLRATGFWEEIEDPVLSVDVVDAEGNPVLDAQGNPQRQRVNQGLARSFGAEVETLYEVIPGLELSGSYLFNDATLVRTAPLNKDLEGYQLAQIPPHTFTVRAEYRNPQLFGVRIEGRFVDEQFEDQEHNDRQGSFFLLNATVARQLPFWHGEIFLAGENLTDREYIVDHGGGVKQTGSPLLVRGGVRFRFS, encoded by the coding sequence ATGCGGGCAAGACGGATCTCCGGCTCGTGCCGGTGGGTAGGGATGTTGTGCCGGTATGCGGCAGCGGTCTGCTTGCTGGCGGCGATAGGCGATCGCGCCATGGCGCAAGAGGAAGCGCCCAAGCGTGAGACGCGTATCGAGACGGTGGTCGTGACGGCAACACGCACGGGGCTGAGCCAGGGTGAGCCGGCCGCCAGCGCCACGGTGCTGAGCGATGAAGATATCAAGATGTCCGCCAACACCAGCGTGGACGACATCCTGCGCACCATCCCCGGCTTCAGTCTCTTTCGCCGATCGAGCAGCCTCGTTACCCCCCCAGACCTCGACACCGAAGCTCAAGGGGTCACCCTGCGCAACATTGGGCCGGCCGGTGCCAGTCGGGCGCTGGTCATGGTGGATGGCGTCCCGATCATCGGCGCCTTCGACGGGCAGGTGTTCTGGGGTAAGATCTCCCAAGAGAACATCGACCACGTCGAGGTGGTGCGCGGCAGCGGCGCCAGCTTGTGGGGCAACTACGCCATGGCGGGCGTCATCAACATCATCACCCGCAAGCCGACCGAAAATGGTGCTGCGCTGAAAGCGACTTACGGCACCGATGGCCTCACGGACGATCATTTCTCCGTCAGCGGCCGTCAGGGCAAGCTGATGGTCGGGCTCGAGGGCGACTTCTTCAATCTGGACGGGTTTCGGGTTGTTGCCCCTGAGGCGCGCGGACCGATCGACGGCGACGCCGGCTCGCGCCACGAGGTGTTCAACGGCCGGGTGGGCTACCAATTCAGCGACGCGGCCGAGGTGTGGCTGCACGGACAGTATTTTGATGAGGACCGCAACTACGGCACCACCCTGCGCACCAGTAGCACGCAGGCCGGACTGATTGACCTGAGCGGCACCCTGCGCACCGCCGATGGCAGCGAATGGCAGGGCATGGTCTTCTCGAACCAGCAGAGCTTCAATATCCAGTTCTCGCAAGCGAACGACGACGCCCGTACCAGCGAACATCGCACGCTCAAGCAGGCCGTGCCGTTCACGGACGTCGGGGCCTCGTTGGTATGGTCGCGCCGGATGCTGGCCCCGCTTGTCGTTAGCGCGGGTCTCGATCTGCACGGGATCGACGGCCAGAGCCGCGACCAGATATACGAGGCGAGCCCGGCCCCGGTCGTGCACGACCTCGGTGTTTTCACCAACCGACTCCGCAGCGACGGCAAGCAGTTCTTCTCGGGGTTCTTTCTTCAGGGCATTTACACCCCCACGCCGCAGTGGGAGTTTGCCCTCAGCGGGCGCGTCGATCTGTGGCACAACTACGACGGCACCGTCACGGATACCGCCGCCAACTCGACCACATCGTTCGAGAGCAAAACGCGCGCCGCCTTCAACCCCCGACTCAGCGTGCTCTACCGTGCCACCGAATGGCTGAATCTGCGCGCCGCCGCCTACCGCGCCTTTCGCGCGCCGACTCTGGCGGAACTGTACCGGCATAGCGCGGTGGAAGGGCTGCAGTTCGAGCCCAACCCCGGCCTCAGCCCAGAGCGCCTGAACGGCGCGGAAGCCGGGGTGGACCTCCCGGTGCTCGACAACGTCGACCTGCGTGCCACCGGCTTTTGGGAGGAGATCGAGGATCCGGTCCTCAGCGTCGACGTCGTCGATGCTGAGGGGAATCCTGTTCTCGATGCCCAGGGCAACCCTCAGCGCCAGCGGGTCAACCAGGGGTTGGCGCGCAGCTTCGGGGCCGAAGTCGAAACGCTCTACGAGGTGATACCAGGGCTGGAGCTGTCCGGCAGTTATCTGTTCAACGACGCGACACTGGTTCGCACCGCACCCCTGAACAAGGATCTCGAAGGCTATCAATTGGCGCAGATCCCGCCGCATACGTTCACGGTGCGGGCCGAGTACCGCAATCCGCAGCTGTTCGGCGTCCGCATCGAAGGCCGCTTTGTCGACGAACAGTTCGAAGATCAAGAGCACAATGACCGGCAGGGCAGCTTCTTCCTCCTGAACGCCACCGTCGCCCGCCAACTGCCCTTCTGGCACGGCGAGATTTTCCTTGCTGGGGAGAATCTTACCGATCGTGAGTATATCGTAGACCATGGCGGCGGCGTCAAGCAGACTGGCAGCCCGCTGCTTGTGCGCGGCGGCGTGCGCTTCCGGTTCTCGTGA
- a CDS encoding BlaI/MecI/CopY family transcriptional regulator, with the protein MKEQDLRLPGGDLEYAVLFSVCELGAASARDVYLQVGEADGLAYTTIAKVLDRLHVKGLVARKRKGMAFVYRPRMTRRVIEFARARVSLSKLLGPAPRPAVATLVEAMESLDPGLLDELERAVAARRGSRDGS; encoded by the coding sequence ATGAAGGAACAGGACCTGCGGTTGCCCGGCGGCGATCTCGAGTATGCCGTGCTGTTTAGCGTTTGTGAACTGGGTGCGGCGTCGGCGCGAGACGTGTATCTGCAGGTTGGAGAGGCCGATGGTCTGGCGTACACGACCATCGCCAAGGTTCTCGACCGGCTTCACGTCAAGGGCTTGGTGGCACGCAAGCGAAAGGGGATGGCTTTTGTCTACCGGCCGCGGATGACGCGACGAGTGATCGAGTTTGCCCGCGCGCGGGTTTCGCTGAGCAAGCTCTTGGGGCCCGCTCCCCGTCCGGCGGTGGCAACGCTAGTGGAAGCAATGGAGTCCCTGGATCCAGGGCTTCTGGATGAGCTGGAGCGGGCGGTGGCCGCCCGCCGGGGGTCGCGTGATGGATCGTGA
- a CDS encoding M56 family metallopeptidase, giving the protein MDRELVLAVLVALLCGSALTAAGWCPTGSPVAASGRALERRAWRRMWFPFGPAVLVFAALCGWALVEPACAERVPNCLLWGALPFAAVVARAAWRALRSLTGSPQNQAVATVGLVRPRIILPPEIAETLDEYALAAALEHERAHACHRDPLRIWLAQLGSDLLWPWPTARSRFLCWRRALELARDEEARLRGIAGPDLAAAILAALRCGRGGGSLSTATLGGDESFVKERITRLMQALETEAPQAKKRSLWLLALAAGVVLAVVLGTEFGERVMRTLLAVA; this is encoded by the coding sequence ATGGATCGTGAATTGGTACTCGCGGTCCTCGTTGCCCTGCTGTGTGGTAGCGCCCTGACGGCCGCGGGTTGGTGTCCGACCGGGTCGCCTGTCGCAGCGAGCGGCCGCGCGCTCGAGCGCCGCGCGTGGCGGCGCATGTGGTTTCCGTTCGGGCCCGCGGTGCTCGTGTTCGCGGCGCTTTGCGGCTGGGCATTGGTTGAGCCGGCCTGCGCGGAGCGAGTACCCAACTGCCTGTTGTGGGGCGCGTTGCCCTTTGCGGCCGTAGTGGCGCGGGCCGCTTGGCGGGCGTTGCGGTCTCTGACGGGGTCTCCCCAGAACCAGGCGGTAGCCACCGTTGGATTGGTTCGGCCGCGCATCATTCTCCCCCCGGAAATCGCCGAGACACTCGACGAGTATGCACTGGCTGCCGCGCTTGAGCATGAGCGGGCGCATGCGTGCCATCGGGATCCGCTGCGGATATGGCTGGCGCAGCTGGGAAGCGATTTGCTCTGGCCGTGGCCCACGGCCCGGTCGCGCTTCCTGTGCTGGAGGCGGGCGCTGGAACTTGCCCGCGACGAGGAGGCCCGGCTCAGGGGCATAGCCGGCCCAGACCTTGCCGCGGCGATTCTCGCCGCGCTTCGCTGCGGCCGCGGGGGCGGGTCATTGAGTACAGCCACGCTCGGGGGCGACGAGTCCTTCGTCAAGGAAAGAATCACCCGTCTCATGCAGGCGCTGGAGACGGAAGCGCCCCAAGCGAAGAAGAGATCGCTTTGGCTGCTGGCCTTGGCGGCGGGAGTTGTTTTGGCTGTCGTGCTCGGTACAGAGTTCGGCGAGCGCGTCATGCGAACCCTCCTGGCCGTTGCCTGA